In Janibacter alkaliphilus, the following proteins share a genomic window:
- a CDS encoding Na+/H+ antiporter subunit A has protein sequence MTALLLLHLVAAGAAPALVRVLDRRTFLALALVPAASFAWLLTQAPAVLDGDPVDQRVAWVPSLDLALDLRLGALQLVLALVVTGVGSVVLAYSAWYFSATDRSLWRFTSVFTAFAGAMLGLVLADNLLALYVFWELTSVTSYLLIGHNPVRSANRRAATQALLVTTLGGLAMLVGLVILGESSSYTISRLLADPPAPGALTTTAVLLVLLGALTKSAQIPFHFWLPGAMAAPTPVSAYLHAASMVKAGVYLVALLAPIAAATPGWRALTIGLGVWTMLLGGWRALRQHDIKLLLAFGTVSQLGMLTAVAGLGTTAAAQAALALLVAHALFKSALFLVVGIIDKATGTRDMHQLSGLGRRAPLLTATAVLAGASMAGLPPLLGFVAKESALAAGLDAATGGHGSVSGLGDGGDPALWGWVLTAGLTLGAMLTVAYTARFLWGALGPERTVAGDPIVTGFAAPTAIQVGPAVLAALGLLGGFAGPLLTEAFAGYVATLGGAEPEHLALWHGLTPALGLSALAVAAGLLLFAARDLVGQAQQRVPALVDAESGYTHLIRNLDRLAVETTAVAQRGSLPGHLGTILVVVILGPGLVALTALPGAQVHLWDEPGQLAIGVVVVVAALLATRARDRLQTAVLVGVTGYGVALLFLVHGAPDLALTQVLVETVSLVVLVLVLRNLPAQVPRRPLPISRSWRALLAAAAGAVTGVLLLVSASARTAAPVSQRFPQEAYDFGHGQNVVNVTLVDIRAWDTLGEISVVVAAATGVASLVFVRMRDTPARPSQRRAAAVAAAERNPLAPARRSVILETVTRLLFHVMIALSLYLVLAGHNQVGGGFAGGLTAGLALLVRYLAGGRFELDRAAPVDAGLLLGGGLAISVLAAVAPLLLGGAVLESSVLEVWLPVYADVKVVSALVFDIGVYLVVVGLALDIVRSLGGGIDAHREIDEREQEAAR, from the coding sequence GTGACCGCGCTCCTGCTGCTCCACCTCGTGGCAGCGGGGGCGGCGCCGGCGCTGGTGCGGGTGCTCGACCGGCGCACCTTCCTCGCCCTCGCGCTCGTCCCGGCCGCCTCCTTCGCCTGGCTGCTCACCCAGGCCCCGGCCGTCCTCGACGGCGACCCGGTCGACCAGCGCGTCGCCTGGGTGCCCTCCCTCGACCTTGCGCTGGACCTGCGCCTGGGCGCGCTGCAGCTCGTGCTCGCCCTCGTCGTCACCGGCGTCGGCAGCGTCGTGCTCGCCTACTCCGCGTGGTACTTCTCGGCGACCGACCGCAGCCTGTGGCGCTTCACCAGCGTCTTCACCGCCTTCGCCGGGGCCATGCTCGGGCTCGTCCTGGCCGACAACCTGCTGGCGCTCTACGTCTTCTGGGAGCTGACCAGCGTCACCAGCTATCTGCTCATCGGGCACAACCCGGTCCGCTCGGCCAACCGACGCGCCGCCACCCAGGCGCTGCTGGTCACCACCCTCGGCGGCCTGGCCATGCTCGTCGGGCTGGTCATCCTCGGCGAGAGCAGCAGCTACACGATCAGCCGGCTGCTCGCCGACCCCCCGGCTCCCGGCGCGCTGACCACCACCGCCGTGCTTCTCGTGCTGCTCGGCGCCCTGACGAAGTCGGCGCAGATCCCCTTCCACTTCTGGCTGCCCGGCGCGATGGCCGCCCCCACCCCGGTCAGCGCCTACCTGCACGCCGCCTCGATGGTCAAGGCCGGGGTCTACCTCGTCGCGCTGCTCGCGCCGATCGCCGCGGCCACCCCCGGATGGCGGGCGCTGACCATCGGCCTCGGGGTGTGGACGATGCTGCTCGGCGGCTGGCGGGCGCTGCGCCAGCACGACATCAAGCTGCTGCTCGCCTTCGGCACGGTCAGCCAGCTCGGCATGCTCACCGCGGTCGCCGGGCTGGGCACCACGGCCGCCGCCCAGGCCGCGCTCGCCCTGCTCGTGGCGCACGCGCTCTTCAAGTCCGCGCTCTTCCTCGTCGTCGGCATCATCGACAAGGCCACCGGCACCCGAGACATGCACCAGCTCTCCGGGCTCGGTCGTCGCGCCCCGCTGCTGACCGCGACCGCGGTGCTCGCCGGGGCGTCGATGGCCGGGCTGCCGCCGCTGCTCGGCTTCGTGGCGAAGGAGTCGGCGCTGGCGGCTGGGCTGGACGCCGCCACCGGCGGCCACGGCTCAGTGTCCGGCCTCGGTGACGGCGGCGACCCGGCGCTGTGGGGCTGGGTGCTCACCGCCGGCCTGACCCTCGGGGCGATGCTCACCGTCGCCTACACCGCGCGCTTCCTCTGGGGCGCCCTCGGGCCGGAGCGCACCGTCGCCGGCGACCCGATCGTCACCGGCTTCGCCGCGCCCACCGCCATCCAGGTCGGGCCCGCCGTGCTGGCCGCCCTCGGTCTCCTCGGCGGGTTCGCCGGGCCGCTGCTCACCGAGGCCTTCGCCGGCTACGTCGCCACCCTCGGCGGCGCCGAGCCGGAGCACCTGGCGCTGTGGCACGGGCTGACCCCGGCGCTGGGGCTGTCCGCGCTGGCAGTCGCCGCCGGGCTGCTCCTCTTCGCCGCCCGCGACCTCGTCGGCCAGGCGCAGCAGCGGGTGCCGGCGCTGGTCGACGCCGAGTCCGGCTACACCCACCTCATCCGCAACCTCGACCGCCTCGCCGTCGAGACCACCGCGGTCGCCCAGCGCGGCTCCCTGCCGGGGCACCTGGGCACCATCCTCGTCGTCGTCATCCTCGGCCCCGGGCTGGTCGCCCTGACCGCGCTGCCCGGCGCACAGGTGCACCTCTGGGACGAGCCCGGCCAGCTGGCCATCGGCGTGGTCGTCGTCGTGGCCGCGCTGCTGGCCACCCGGGCCCGGGACCGGCTGCAGACCGCGGTGCTCGTCGGGGTCACCGGCTACGGGGTCGCGCTGCTCTTCCTCGTCCACGGCGCCCCCGACCTGGCCCTGACCCAGGTGCTCGTCGAGACCGTCTCGCTCGTGGTGCTCGTCCTCGTGCTGCGCAACCTGCCTGCCCAGGTGCCGCGCCGGCCGCTGCCGATCAGCCGCTCCTGGCGGGCGCTGCTGGCCGCCGCCGCGGGTGCGGTGACCGGGGTGCTGCTGCTCGTCTCGGCCTCGGCCCGCACCGCCGCCCCGGTCTCGCAGCGCTTCCCGCAGGAGGCCTACGACTTCGGCCACGGGCAGAACGTCGTCAACGTCACCCTCGTCGACATCCGCGCCTGGGACACCCTCGGCGAGATCTCGGTGGTCGTCGCGGCCGCCACCGGGGTGGCCTCGCTGGTCTTCGTGCGGATGCGGGACACCCCCGCCCGGCCCAGCCAGCGCCGGGCGGCCGCCGTCGCCGCGGCCGAGCGCAACCCGCTCGCCCCGGCCCGCCGCTCGGTGATCCTCGAGACGGTCACCCGGCTGCTCTTCCACGTGATGATCGCGCTCTCCCTCTACCTCGTGCTCGCCGGGCACAACCAAGTCGGCGGCGGCTTCGCCGGCGGGCTGACCGCCGGGCTGGCGCTGCTGGTGCGCTACCTCGCCGGCGGCCGTTTCGAGCTGGACCGGGCGGCGCCGGTGGACGCCGGTCTGCTGCTCGGCGGCGGGCTGGCGATCTCGGTGCTGGCCGCCGTGGCACCGCTGCTGCTCGGCGGCGCGGTCCTGGAGTCGAGCGTGCTCGAGGTGTGGCTGCCGGTCTACGCTGACGTGAAGGTGGTCAGCGCCCTGGTCTTCGACATCGGGGTCTACCTCGTCGTCGTCGGCCTGGCCCTGGACATCGTGCGCTCCCTCGGCGGCGGGATCGACGCCCACCGGGAGATCGACGAGCGCGAGCAGGAGGCCGCCCGATGA
- a CDS encoding TrkH family potassium uptake protein, protein MGHPRAVNSHLLNRLVANPARTVMLGFAGVIAVGTVLLALPVAAEPGQRTDLITALFTSTSATCVTGLVTVDTATHWSAFGEVVILVLIEIGGLGVMTAASLLLLAVGRRLGAASAALSSAESRAIPREEVREVIVTITRISAAVQVLVAASLAVRLATRYDLSPGEAAYSGVFHSISAYNNAGFGLREDSITPYAADPWVCVPLMVAVMLGGLGFPVLWHLRRRLLRPGQWSVHVMITVWGSVVLWVVGALVLALFEWHNPRTLGALDPGARLLTATFQSVAARTAGFNSVPIGDLHPESLLALDVLMFIGGGSAGTAGGLKITTFAVLGFVIWAELRGEPTVRTFHRRLPASIQRSALSVALLSVAVVVVATGALLVLTNATLDEVLFEAVSAFATVGMSTGLTTELPPAAELVVIALMFLGRLGPITLGAALALRTRPRRFEVPEERVTVG, encoded by the coding sequence GTGGGTCACCCCCGCGCGGTCAACTCGCACCTGCTCAACCGGCTCGTCGCCAACCCGGCACGCACCGTCATGCTGGGTTTCGCCGGGGTCATCGCGGTCGGCACCGTGCTGCTGGCGCTGCCGGTCGCCGCCGAGCCCGGTCAGCGCACCGACCTGATCACCGCCCTCTTCACCTCGACCTCGGCCACCTGCGTCACCGGGCTGGTCACCGTGGACACCGCCACCCACTGGTCCGCCTTCGGTGAGGTGGTCATCCTCGTCCTCATCGAGATCGGCGGGCTGGGCGTGATGACCGCCGCCTCGCTGCTGCTGCTCGCCGTCGGGCGCCGGCTCGGCGCCGCCTCCGCGGCCCTGAGCAGCGCCGAGTCCCGCGCGATCCCGCGGGAAGAGGTGCGTGAGGTGATCGTCACGATCACCCGGATCAGCGCGGCTGTCCAGGTGCTCGTGGCAGCCAGCCTCGCCGTCCGGCTGGCCACCCGATACGACCTCTCCCCGGGCGAGGCGGCCTACAGCGGCGTCTTCCACTCGATCTCGGCCTACAACAACGCCGGCTTCGGGCTGCGCGAGGACAGCATCACCCCCTACGCCGCCGACCCCTGGGTGTGCGTGCCGCTCATGGTGGCGGTGATGCTCGGCGGGCTCGGCTTCCCCGTGCTGTGGCACCTGCGACGCCGCCTGCTACGACCCGGTCAGTGGTCGGTGCACGTGATGATCACGGTCTGGGGATCGGTCGTGCTGTGGGTCGTCGGCGCCCTCGTCCTGGCACTCTTCGAGTGGCACAACCCCCGCACCCTCGGCGCCCTCGACCCCGGCGCCCGGCTGCTGACCGCGACCTTCCAGTCCGTGGCCGCACGCACCGCCGGCTTCAACAGCGTCCCGATCGGCGACCTGCACCCGGAGTCGCTGCTCGCCCTGGACGTGCTGATGTTCATCGGCGGCGGCAGCGCCGGCACGGCCGGGGGCCTGAAGATCACCACCTTCGCCGTCCTGGGGTTCGTCATCTGGGCCGAGCTGCGGGGCGAGCCGACGGTCCGCACCTTCCACCGTCGGCTGCCGGCGAGCATCCAGCGCAGCGCCCTGAGTGTGGCCCTGCTGTCGGTGGCCGTGGTCGTGGTGGCCACCGGAGCGCTGCTCGTGCTGACCAACGCCACGCTCGACGAGGTGCTCTTCGAGGCGGTCTCCGCCTTCGCCACCGTAGGCATGTCCACCGGCCTGACCACCGAGCTGCCCCCCGCGGCCGAGCTCGTCGTCATCGCGCTGATGTTCCTCGGGCGGCTCGGGCCGATCACGCTGGGCGCGGCGCTGGCGCTGCGCACCCGGCCCCGCCGCTTCGAGGTCCCGGAGGAGAGGGTCACCGTTGGCTAG
- a CDS encoding monovalent cation/H+ antiporter complex subunit F, with amino-acid sequence MTALLGVAAGLLAVAAALTLVRIYRGPTNLDRALALDVLAVLVTSAAAVYVARSGDAASLPILVVVSLTGFVGSVSVARYMARREDER; translated from the coding sequence ATGACCGCGCTGCTGGGCGTGGCCGCCGGGCTGCTGGCGGTGGCTGCCGCGCTGACCCTGGTGCGGATCTACCGCGGGCCGACGAACCTCGACCGGGCGCTGGCGCTGGACGTGCTGGCGGTGCTGGTCACCTCGGCCGCGGCGGTCTACGTCGCCCGCAGCGGGGACGCGGCGTCGCTGCCGATCCTCGTCGTGGTGAGCCTCACCGGCTTCGTCGGCTCGGTGTCGGTGGCCCGGTACATGGCGCGGCGGGAGGACGAGCGATGA
- a CDS encoding fused MFS/spermidine synthase, producing the protein MASTDPPTASTTPPADAPPASRPLHPTVATAVTFGSSAAVLVLEITSLRLIAPYVGITMETNTAVIGLALAAIALGAWLGGVTADERPPRPLIGPLLVLGGALTMAITPAVRWFAASSDPASAAGMALVLAAICVFAPAAVLSAVPPMVVKLQLASLHETGATVGRLSAVGTIGAIVATFITGFVLVALVPTSIILLVTGLLLVLGGVVLAWTGRGEDEVSAGTGASLVLALVAGTTGVLAPDPCDVETRYHCASVVADDDRPAGRTLVLDTLHHSHVDLDDPTYLEFGYVRTFAGLMAAAAPTGSGSDVLHVGGGAMTLPRYLLATRPESRSTVVEIDPGVIDIARDELDLPRSPRLQVEQADGRVALARTGTDSQDVYVGDAFGGVAVPWHLTTRETYAQVDRVLRPGGAAMLNLIDHGEREFLAAEVVTMQAVFAEVAVYHEAEDTDGGNFVLLASQEPLDDTAIDAGLAEQDSPMQRMSAAEVADLTRSAEVLTDDHAPVDQLLSQT; encoded by the coding sequence GTGGCCTCGACCGACCCGCCCACCGCCTCCACCACCCCGCCCGCGGACGCCCCGCCGGCGAGCCGCCCGTTGCACCCCACCGTCGCGACCGCGGTGACCTTCGGCTCCTCGGCGGCCGTGCTCGTCCTGGAGATCACCTCGCTGCGGCTCATCGCCCCCTACGTGGGGATCACCATGGAGACCAACACCGCGGTCATCGGTCTCGCGCTGGCGGCCATCGCCCTCGGCGCGTGGCTCGGTGGGGTGACCGCCGACGAGCGGCCGCCACGCCCGCTCATCGGCCCGCTGCTCGTCCTCGGCGGGGCGCTGACCATGGCGATCACCCCGGCGGTGCGCTGGTTCGCGGCGAGCAGCGACCCGGCCTCGGCCGCCGGGATGGCGCTGGTGCTGGCAGCGATCTGCGTCTTCGCCCCGGCCGCGGTGCTCTCCGCGGTGCCGCCGATGGTCGTCAAGCTGCAGCTGGCGTCGCTGCACGAGACCGGGGCGACCGTGGGCCGGCTGTCCGCGGTCGGCACCATCGGCGCCATCGTGGCCACCTTCATCACCGGCTTCGTGCTCGTGGCGCTGGTGCCGACAAGCATCATCCTGCTCGTCACCGGGCTGCTGCTCGTCCTCGGCGGCGTCGTCCTCGCCTGGACCGGCCGGGGCGAGGACGAGGTGTCCGCCGGGACCGGGGCCTCGCTGGTGCTGGCGCTCGTCGCCGGAACCACCGGGGTGCTCGCCCCGGACCCCTGCGACGTCGAGACCCGATACCACTGCGCCTCGGTGGTCGCCGACGACGACCGGCCCGCCGGGCGCACCCTGGTGCTGGACACGCTGCACCACAGCCACGTCGACCTCGACGACCCCACCTATCTCGAGTTCGGCTACGTGCGCACCTTCGCCGGGCTCATGGCGGCGGCCGCACCGACCGGCAGCGGCAGCGACGTGCTGCACGTCGGCGGCGGCGCGATGACCCTGCCGCGCTACCTGCTGGCCACCCGGCCGGAGAGCCGCAGCACCGTCGTCGAGATCGACCCGGGGGTCATCGACATCGCCCGGGACGAGCTCGACCTGCCGCGCTCGCCGCGGCTGCAGGTGGAGCAGGCCGACGGGCGGGTGGCGCTGGCGCGGACCGGCACCGACAGCCAGGACGTCTACGTCGGGGACGCCTTCGGCGGGGTGGCCGTGCCGTGGCACCTGACCACCCGGGAGACCTACGCCCAGGTGGACCGGGTGCTGCGCCCCGGCGGCGCGGCCATGCTCAACCTCATCGACCACGGCGAGCGGGAGTTCCTCGCCGCCGAGGTGGTGACGATGCAGGCGGTCTTCGCCGAGGTCGCGGTCTACCACGAGGCCGAGGACACCGACGGCGGCAACTTCGTGCTGCTCGCCTCCCAGGAGCCGCTGGACGACACGGCGATCGACGCAGGGCTGGCCGAGCAGGACTCGCCGATGCAGCGGATGAGCGCGGCCGAGGTCGCCGATCTGACGCGCTCGGCCGAGGTGCTCACCGACGACCACGCCCCGGTGGACCAGCTGCTGAGCCAGACCTGA
- the mnhG gene encoding monovalent cation/H(+) antiporter subunit G: MTEVLDVIGGVVLVVGAALALIGAIGLVRLPDLYTRMHAATKPQTLGLLLVLVGLALILRTWSAVATLLIVLGAQALTAPMAAHLLGRATHRAQTGIDSDLLVHDELASARRRAEERGPNPGRRSG; encoded by the coding sequence ATGACCGAGGTGCTCGACGTGATCGGCGGGGTGGTGCTCGTCGTCGGCGCGGCGCTGGCGCTGATCGGCGCGATCGGCCTGGTCCGGCTGCCGGACCTCTACACCCGGATGCACGCGGCGACGAAGCCGCAGACCCTCGGGCTGCTGCTCGTGCTCGTCGGGCTGGCGCTCATCCTGCGGACCTGGTCCGCGGTGGCCACGCTGCTCATCGTGCTCGGCGCGCAGGCGCTGACCGCGCCGATGGCCGCGCACCTGCTGGGCCGGGCGACGCACCGGGCGCAGACCGGGATCGACTCCGACCTGCTCGTGCACGACGAGCTGGCGAGCGCCCGTCGTCGTGCCGAGGAGCGCGGCCCGAACCCCGGGCGCAGGTCGGGCTGA
- a CDS encoding Na+/H+ antiporter subunit D: protein MSDLLPLPVLLPLLGAALTLALRRHAMLQRTVAFTVLVAQVVTAVALMLVTHEQGPQALWLGAWDEPLGIVLVADRLSALMLLVSSAVCLLVLVYAIGQGVSDGDEDSPLAIYFPTYLVLSAGVSNAFLAGDLFNLFVSFEMLLFSSFVLLTLGGQGPRIRAGTTYVIVSVVSSMLFLVTIAAVYAATGTVNLAQLALRLPEIDGTVALALQLSLLIVFGIKAAIFPMSAWLPDSYPSAPAPVSAVFAGLLTKVGIYAILRTETLLFPGSDLGDLLMVLGLATMVTGILGAVAQSGIKRMLSFTLVSHIGFMLFGVGLGSEAGLSAAIFYIAHHITVQTALFLVSGLIERVGGSTVLDRLGGLASRSALLAVLFFVPAMNLAGIPPFSGFVAKTGLIQAGVADGGAVAWTLVAGSIVTSILTLYAVTKAWSAAFWRPAPQEQGEASVIPTGIIEPSLGRLSDAVGHGVLAAREAPVRPAEDEDGSDGRIPRLMLGATTAVVVLSVVLSLAGGPLFEYTDSAAWQMTSRGSYLEVVLPEEVR, encoded by the coding sequence ATGAGCGACCTGCTGCCCCTGCCCGTGCTGCTGCCGCTGCTCGGCGCCGCCCTCACCCTGGCCCTGCGCCGGCACGCGATGCTGCAGCGGACGGTCGCCTTCACCGTGCTCGTCGCCCAGGTGGTGACCGCGGTGGCGCTCATGCTGGTCACCCACGAGCAGGGCCCGCAGGCGCTGTGGCTGGGGGCGTGGGACGAGCCGCTGGGCATCGTCCTCGTCGCCGACCGGCTCTCGGCGCTCATGCTGCTCGTCTCCAGCGCGGTCTGCCTGCTCGTGCTCGTCTACGCCATCGGCCAGGGCGTCAGCGACGGCGACGAGGACAGCCCGCTGGCGATCTACTTCCCCACCTACCTGGTGCTCTCGGCGGGGGTGTCCAACGCCTTCCTCGCCGGCGACCTCTTCAACCTCTTCGTCAGCTTCGAGATGCTGCTCTTCTCCTCCTTCGTGCTGCTCACCCTGGGCGGTCAGGGGCCACGGATCCGGGCGGGGACCACCTACGTCATCGTCAGCGTCGTCTCCTCGATGCTCTTCCTCGTGACCATCGCCGCGGTCTACGCAGCCACCGGCACGGTCAACCTCGCCCAGCTGGCGCTGCGGCTGCCGGAGATCGACGGCACGGTCGCGCTGGCGCTGCAGCTCAGCCTGCTCATCGTCTTCGGGATCAAGGCGGCGATCTTCCCGATGTCGGCGTGGCTGCCGGACAGCTACCCCTCGGCGCCGGCGCCGGTGAGCGCGGTCTTCGCCGGGCTGCTGACGAAGGTCGGCATCTACGCCATCCTGCGGACCGAGACCCTGCTCTTCCCCGGCTCCGACCTCGGCGACCTGCTCATGGTCCTCGGGCTGGCGACGATGGTCACCGGCATCCTCGGCGCGGTCGCCCAGTCCGGCATCAAGCGGATGCTGTCCTTCACCCTGGTCAGCCACATCGGCTTCATGCTCTTCGGCGTCGGGCTGGGCAGCGAGGCCGGGCTGTCCGCAGCGATCTTCTACATCGCCCACCACATCACCGTGCAGACCGCGCTCTTCCTCGTCTCCGGGCTGATCGAGCGCGTCGGCGGCTCCACCGTGCTGGACCGGCTCGGTGGGCTGGCCTCCCGCTCGGCGCTGCTCGCGGTGCTCTTCTTCGTGCCCGCGATGAACCTCGCCGGGATCCCGCCCTTCTCCGGCTTCGTCGCCAAGACCGGGCTGATCCAGGCCGGCGTCGCCGACGGCGGGGCGGTCGCCTGGACCCTCGTCGCCGGGTCGATCGTCACGAGCATCCTCACCCTCTACGCGGTGACGAAGGCGTGGAGCGCCGCCTTCTGGCGACCGGCTCCGCAGGAGCAGGGCGAGGCCTCGGTCATCCCCACCGGCATCATCGAGCCCAGCCTCGGCCGGCTCAGCGACGCCGTCGGGCACGGCGTGCTCGCCGCCCGGGAGGCGCCGGTGCGCCCGGCGGAGGACGAGGACGGGTCGGACGGGCGGATCCCCCGGCTCATGCTCGGCGCGACCACGGCGGTGGTGGTGCTCAGCGTGGTGCTCTCGCTGGCCGGCGGGCCGCTCTTCGAGTACACCGACTCGGCCGCCTGGCAGATGACCTCCCGGGGCAGCTACCTCGAGGTCGTGCTGCCCGAGGAGGTCCGGTGA
- a CDS encoding Na+/H+ antiporter subunit E, which translates to MARARLLRPLARRGGWQPRAVLLVALVWVLLWDRLSLGNVVNGLILGVVITRLFPLPAIGYRGRLHPLPLLALVGRFLLYLVRSSVEVAWVVLRPGPLPPSSVIEVPLRTGSELYLTLVATVVGLEPGSTVIEARRTAGVLFVHVLGAGDDDARERAREKVLSVERSVVRAVGNEQEIAACAGGHDDRGAMTTGGTR; encoded by the coding sequence ATGGCCCGCGCCCGCCTCCTCCGGCCGCTGGCCCGCCGCGGCGGCTGGCAGCCCCGGGCCGTGCTGCTGGTGGCGCTGGTCTGGGTGCTGCTGTGGGACCGGCTGAGCCTGGGCAACGTCGTCAACGGGCTGATCCTCGGGGTGGTCATCACCCGGCTCTTCCCGCTGCCGGCGATCGGCTACCGGGGTCGGCTGCACCCGCTGCCGCTGCTCGCGCTGGTCGGGCGCTTCCTCCTCTACCTGGTGCGCTCCTCGGTGGAGGTCGCCTGGGTGGTGCTGCGGCCCGGGCCGCTGCCACCGAGCTCGGTGATCGAGGTGCCGCTGCGCACCGGCTCCGAGCTCTACCTGACCCTGGTCGCCACGGTCGTCGGGCTGGAGCCGGGCTCGACCGTCATCGAGGCGCGACGCACCGCCGGGGTGCTCTTCGTGCACGTCCTCGGGGCCGGCGACGACGACGCCCGGGAGCGCGCCCGGGAGAAGGTGCTGTCGGTGGAGCGCTCGGTGGTCCGCGCGGTCGGCAACGAGCAGGAGATCGCCGCGTGCGCCGGGGGTCACGACGACCGGGGAGCGATGACGACAGGGGGGACACGATGA
- a CDS encoding Na(+)/H(+) antiporter subunit C, translating to MSVNLTLVVVAAVLVACGVHLVLERALTRVILGIVLLSNGVGVLYLVASGPAGGAAFVGARPAAEMSDALPQAMVLTAIVISLASVAFVLSLAYRQWRLTGSDDVPDDAEDEVIRRMAGRDEVSSTFDDDTTSTTSAQEEDASA from the coding sequence ATGAGCGTCAACCTCACCCTCGTGGTGGTCGCCGCGGTGCTCGTCGCCTGCGGGGTCCACCTCGTGCTGGAGCGTGCCCTGACCCGGGTGATCCTCGGCATCGTGCTGCTCAGCAACGGGGTCGGGGTGCTCTACCTGGTCGCCTCCGGACCGGCCGGCGGAGCCGCCTTCGTCGGCGCCCGCCCGGCGGCCGAGATGAGCGACGCGCTGCCCCAGGCGATGGTGCTCACCGCGATCGTCATCTCGCTGGCATCGGTCGCCTTCGTGCTCTCCCTGGCCTATCGGCAGTGGCGGCTGACCGGCAGCGACGACGTGCCCGACGACGCCGAGGACGAGGTGATCCGCCGGATGGCCGGGCGGGACGAGGTCTCCTCGACCTTCGACGACGACACCACCTCGACCACCAGCGCGCAGGAGGAGGACGCGAGCGCATGA
- a CDS encoding potassium channel family protein, which produces MARYDVAVIGLGRFGSALAVRLEEQGRRVLGVDTDPRLVQSLADDIRHLAVAQARDPETLEQLGITPETLVVVGMTDVQASMLIVTSLTSLGVRKIWAKSGSDQHTEILSRLGVTRIVQPEREAGLLMAGELLERHHQRHRRGRRRP; this is translated from the coding sequence TTGGCTAGGTACGACGTCGCCGTCATCGGGCTGGGGCGCTTCGGCAGCGCCCTGGCCGTCCGGCTGGAGGAGCAGGGCCGCCGGGTGCTCGGGGTGGACACCGACCCCCGGCTGGTGCAGTCCCTGGCCGACGACATCCGCCACCTCGCCGTCGCCCAGGCCCGCGACCCGGAGACCCTGGAGCAGCTGGGCATCACCCCCGAGACCCTCGTCGTCGTCGGGATGACCGACGTGCAGGCCTCGATGCTCATCGTCACCTCGCTGACCTCCCTCGGGGTCCGCAAGATCTGGGCGAAGTCGGGGTCGGACCAGCACACCGAGATCCTCTCCCGCCTCGGCGTCACCCGGATCGTCCAGCCCGAACGAGAGGCCGGGCTGCTCATGGCCGGCGAGCTGCTCGAGAGGCACCACCAGCGCCACCGCCGCGGCCGACGCCGCCCGTAG
- a CDS encoding iron dependent repressor, metal binding and dimerization domain protein, with protein MKDLVDTTEMYLRTIFELDEEGIAPMRARIAERLGHSGPTVSQTVARMERDGLLRVGDDRHLVLSEEGRQLATRVMRKHRLAERLLVDVIGLEWEFVHDEACRWEHVMSDRVELKIVELLDEHHESPYGTPIPGLDDLLGEAPSGETFLEGLRSLAQVVDETDGDEAVGCRVRRIGEPAQVDGEALALLREARLRPGEPVDVRGDGDRVLVTRPGGDDGVSLPREVAEHVFVEPLTADA; from the coding sequence GTGAAGGATCTGGTCGACACCACAGAGATGTACCTCCGGACGATCTTCGAGCTCGACGAAGAGGGCATCGCGCCGATGCGTGCCCGCATCGCCGAGCGCCTCGGGCACTCCGGTCCGACGGTCTCGCAGACCGTCGCCCGGATGGAGCGCGACGGGCTGCTGCGGGTCGGTGACGACCGGCACCTCGTGCTCTCCGAGGAGGGACGGCAGCTGGCCACCCGGGTGATGCGCAAGCACCGCCTGGCCGAGCGGCTGCTCGTCGACGTCATCGGCCTGGAGTGGGAGTTCGTCCACGACGAGGCCTGCCGGTGGGAGCACGTGATGTCCGACCGGGTCGAGCTGAAGATCGTCGAGCTGCTCGACGAGCACCACGAGTCCCCCTACGGCACCCCGATCCCGGGACTGGACGACCTGCTCGGCGAGGCACCCAGCGGCGAGACCTTCCTCGAGGGGCTGCGCAGCCTCGCCCAGGTCGTCGACGAGACCGACGGCGACGAGGCGGTCGGCTGCCGGGTGCGCCGCATCGGCGAGCCGGCCCAGGTCGACGGCGAGGCGCTGGCGCTGCTGCGCGAGGCTCGGCTGCGCCCCGGCGAGCCGGTCGACGTCCGAGGCGACGGCGACCGGGTGCTGGTGACCCGGCCCGGCGGCGACGACGGGGTCTCGCTGCCGCGCGAGGTCGCCGAGCACGTCTTCGTCGAGCCGCTGACGGCCGACGCCTGA